The proteins below are encoded in one region of Saccopteryx leptura isolate mSacLep1 chromosome 1, mSacLep1_pri_phased_curated, whole genome shotgun sequence:
- the TNNT3 gene encoding troponin T, fast skeletal muscle has product MELQALIDSHFEARKKEEEELIALKERIEKRRAERAEQQRIRAEKERERQNRLAEEKARREEEDAKRRAEDDMKKKKALSSMGATYSSYLAKADQKRGKKQTAREMKKKILAERRKPLNIDHLSEDKLRDKAKELWDTLYQLETEKFEFSEKLKRQKYDITNLRSRIDQAQKHSKKAGATAKGKVGGRWK; this is encoded by the exons ATGGAGCTGCAGGCCCTCATCGACAGCCACTTTGAAGCccggaagaaggaggaagaggagctgaTCGCGCTCAAGGAGAGAATC GAGAAGCGCCGTGCGGAGAGAGCTGAGCAGCAGAGGATCCGTGCCGAGAAGGAGAGGGAACGCCAGAACAGACTGGCG GAGGAGAAAGcccggagggaggaggaagacGCCAAGAGGAGGGCCGAGGACgacatgaagaagaagaaggctcTGTCCTCCATGGGCGCCACCTACAgcagctacctggccaag GCTGACCAGAAGAGAGGCAAGAAGCAGACCGCCCGGGAGATGAAGAAGAAGATTCTTGCTGAGAGACGTAAGCCACTCAACATCGACCACCTCAGTGAGGACAAGCTGAG GGACAAGGCCAAGGAGCTGTGGGACACCCTGTACCAGCTGGAGACGGAGAAATTCGAGTTTTCGGAGAAGCTGAAGCGTCAGAAATACGAC ATCACCAACCTCCGGAGCCGGATCGACCAGGCCCAGAAGCA CAGCAAGAAGGCCGGGGCCACAGCCAAGGGCAAAGTCGGCGGGCGCTGGAAGTAG